Proteins found in one Nocardia brasiliensis ATCC 700358 genomic segment:
- a CDS encoding TIGR04338 family metallohydrolase, which produces MSARDTQRAKVYDAEQLVRGVFDRADEHGNRTVELYGSHITLPIERRFASVDSVQSYADKVLALNWVRAHWDRADVPVRVRARAGATAAHYESADAVLAVPLHTGATAWALRELVVLHELAHHLESAPEKVAPHGPEFCTRYLELVDGIIGPEAALILRATMLGCGVRLG; this is translated from the coding sequence GTGAGTGCGCGAGATACCCAGCGCGCCAAGGTGTACGACGCGGAGCAGTTGGTGCGGGGGGTGTTCGATCGCGCCGACGAGCACGGCAACCGCACCGTGGAACTCTATGGCTCGCACATCACTTTGCCGATCGAACGGCGCTTCGCCTCGGTGGATTCGGTGCAGAGCTATGCGGACAAGGTGCTCGCCCTGAATTGGGTTCGGGCACACTGGGATCGCGCCGACGTACCGGTGCGGGTGCGCGCCCGGGCAGGCGCGACCGCCGCCCACTACGAGTCCGCCGACGCCGTGCTCGCCGTCCCGCTGCACACCGGCGCAACCGCCTGGGCGCTGCGCGAACTGGTCGTCCTGCACGAACTCGCCCACCACCTGGAATCCGCGCCCGAAAAAGTCGCCCCCCACGGCCCCGAATTCTGCACCCGCTACCTGGAATTGGTAGACGGCATCATCGGTCCCGAAGCAGCCCTGATCCTGCGCGCCACAATGCTGGGCTGCGGCGTACGCCTGGGTTGA
- a CDS encoding DUF2786 domain-containing protein produces MTSPNPVPERMLTRIGGLLRQAESTDNAHEAEAFLAAAQRLATRSSIDLTVARAHVAGRERRPSPIQRMIPIGEPGKRGLRTYVQLFVAIASANDVRCDVARTSTQVYAYGFDSDIDTCEALYASLLVQMVRASDQYIKSGQYRSATVDKVVTEKRWGRKVQRRVQAPVAGVTARLNFQMAFAARIGQRLAAVKAEVEAEVVPADAPATGTALALRNKEIELTDFYTRTSEARGTWRGPQSSAGHSAAARRAGDRAGKAARLGTSPELGAARGQLTTRKARGAGDGSE; encoded by the coding sequence ATGACATCGCCGAACCCGGTTCCCGAACGGATGCTGACACGCATCGGCGGACTGCTGCGTCAGGCCGAGTCCACCGACAACGCACACGAGGCCGAGGCGTTCCTCGCCGCGGCGCAACGCCTCGCGACCCGCTCGTCCATCGACCTGACGGTCGCGCGTGCGCACGTCGCGGGGCGCGAACGCAGGCCGTCGCCGATCCAGCGGATGATCCCGATCGGTGAGCCGGGTAAGCGCGGATTGCGCACGTACGTGCAACTCTTCGTCGCGATCGCGTCCGCCAACGATGTGCGCTGCGATGTCGCTCGCACCTCGACCCAGGTGTACGCCTACGGTTTCGACTCCGACATCGATACCTGCGAGGCGTTGTACGCGAGTCTGCTCGTCCAGATGGTCCGCGCGTCGGATCAATACATCAAGTCGGGTCAATACCGTTCGGCGACCGTGGACAAGGTGGTCACCGAAAAGCGCTGGGGCCGAAAGGTGCAGCGCCGGGTGCAGGCGCCGGTCGCGGGTGTGACGGCGCGCCTGAATTTCCAGATGGCGTTCGCGGCCCGGATCGGGCAGCGGCTCGCCGCGGTGAAGGCCGAGGTCGAAGCCGAGGTGGTACCCGCCGACGCGCCCGCCACCGGCACCGCGCTCGCCTTGCGCAACAAGGAGATCGAGCTCACCGATTTCTACACCCGCACCTCCGAGGCCCGCGGCACCTGGCGTGGGCCGCAGTCCTCCGCCGGGCATTCCGCCGCGGCGCGGCGCGCAGGGGACCGCGCAGGCAAAGCCGCCCGCCTCGGCACCTCCCCCGAACTCGGTGCGGCGCGCGGACAATTGACCACTCGGAAGGCACGCGGCGCGGGCGACGGATCGGAGTGA
- a CDS encoding ABC transporter substrate-binding protein → MAVKKVSSLRTSLVPKAAVAAVSVALLTATFTSACSSDSGGSPTSQNLTGRGPITYVEGKDTTETGAVKQLIERWNAAHPDEQVTFKEQSNDASQQYDDLVEHMRSKQSNYDVVALDVPWTAEFAAKGWIQPLKDAFAIDTSALLSPPVASATYNNTLYAAPRNTNGGLLFYRKDLVPNAPKTWTELLAQCPLAKEQNIGCYAGQFAPYEGLTVNTAEVINAYGGSFVGADGKTPTVNSPQSRAGLKVLVDAYKNGDIPPEAISFKEPESSNAFAQGKLMFLRSWPSTYGDVGGEASAVKDKFAVAPLPGENGVGASTLGGYNAAISAYSKNKATALDFLRFLISEDAQHIVASGALPSVRASMYDDPALIAKMPYLPALKDSIASAVPRPVTPFYPAVSKAIQENAYAALKQTKSVDDAITGMQKGIETAGS, encoded by the coding sequence ATGGCTGTGAAAAAGGTGTCGTCCCTACGTACGTCGCTCGTACCGAAGGCCGCGGTCGCGGCTGTCTCGGTCGCGCTGCTGACGGCGACGTTCACCAGCGCCTGCTCCAGCGACAGCGGCGGCAGCCCGACCAGCCAGAACCTGACCGGGCGCGGCCCGATCACCTATGTCGAGGGCAAGGACACCACCGAGACCGGCGCGGTCAAGCAGCTCATCGAGCGCTGGAACGCCGCGCACCCGGACGAGCAGGTGACGTTCAAGGAACAGTCGAACGACGCCTCGCAGCAGTACGACGACCTGGTCGAGCACATGCGCTCCAAGCAGTCCAACTACGACGTGGTCGCCCTCGACGTGCCGTGGACCGCCGAGTTCGCCGCGAAGGGCTGGATCCAGCCGCTGAAGGACGCCTTCGCCATCGACACCTCCGCGCTGCTCTCCCCGCCGGTCGCCAGCGCCACCTACAACAACACCCTGTACGCGGCCCCGCGAAACACCAACGGCGGCTTGCTGTTCTACCGCAAGGACCTGGTGCCGAACGCGCCGAAGACCTGGACCGAACTGCTCGCCCAGTGCCCGCTGGCCAAGGAGCAGAACATCGGCTGCTACGCCGGTCAGTTCGCGCCGTACGAGGGCCTGACGGTGAACACCGCCGAGGTGATCAACGCCTACGGCGGCAGCTTCGTCGGCGCCGACGGCAAGACCCCGACGGTGAACAGCCCGCAGTCCCGGGCCGGCCTGAAGGTGCTGGTCGACGCCTACAAGAACGGCGACATCCCGCCGGAGGCGATCTCGTTCAAGGAGCCGGAGAGCAGCAACGCGTTCGCGCAGGGCAAGCTCATGTTCCTGCGTTCGTGGCCGTCCACCTACGGTGACGTCGGCGGCGAAGCCTCCGCGGTGAAGGACAAGTTCGCGGTCGCCCCGCTGCCCGGCGAGAACGGTGTCGGCGCGTCCACGCTCGGCGGCTACAACGCGGCGATCAGCGCGTACTCCAAGAACAAGGCCACCGCGCTCGACTTCCTGCGCTTCCTGATCAGCGAGGACGCCCAGCACATCGTCGCCTCCGGCGCGCTGCCCTCGGTGCGCGCGTCGATGTACGACGACCCGGCCCTGATCGCGAAGATGCCGTACCTGCCCGCGCTCAAGGATTCCATCGCCAGCGCGGTGCCGCGCCCGGTCACGCCGTTCTATCCCGCGGTGTCGAAGGCCATCCAGGAGAACGCCTATGCTGCGCTGAAGCAGACCAAGTCGGTCGACGACGCGATCACCGGCATGCAGAAGGGCATCGAGACCGCGGGATCGTAG
- a CDS encoding carbohydrate ABC transporter permease: MRRSGKAWLFVSPVLLALAVVIGYPVVRALWMSFQKDSGLDPATGMFTEGGSAGFSNYTHWLLQQCQAGGETVSCPTGNLGSQFWLAIGVTLFFTVITVTLEATLGLGFAMVMGKTFRGRALLRAAVLIPWAIPTAVTARLWEFMFQYDGVVNRVFGTHILWTSDAWAARFAVIAADVWKTTPFMALLLLAGLQVIPADVYEAARVDGATAWQRFTQITLPLLRPALLVAVLFRTMDALRMYDLPAIMTLNNPSTRVLSILVVDQVRQGPNSAAALSTITFLLIFAVAFVLVKVLGANAVRTQEEQREAG, encoded by the coding sequence ATGCGGCGCTCCGGTAAAGCCTGGCTGTTCGTCTCGCCGGTACTACTGGCGCTGGCGGTGGTCATCGGCTATCCGGTGGTGCGCGCGCTGTGGATGTCGTTCCAGAAGGATTCGGGCCTGGACCCGGCGACCGGCATGTTCACCGAGGGTGGCAGCGCCGGCTTCTCGAACTACACGCACTGGCTGCTGCAACAGTGCCAGGCGGGCGGCGAGACGGTCAGCTGTCCCACCGGCAACCTCGGGTCGCAGTTCTGGCTGGCCATCGGCGTCACGCTGTTCTTCACGGTGATCACGGTGACGCTGGAGGCCACGCTCGGCCTCGGCTTCGCCATGGTGATGGGCAAGACGTTCCGCGGCCGCGCCCTGCTGCGCGCCGCGGTGCTGATCCCGTGGGCGATCCCCACCGCGGTCACGGCGCGGCTGTGGGAGTTCATGTTCCAGTACGACGGCGTGGTGAACCGGGTGTTCGGCACCCATATCCTGTGGACCTCCGACGCCTGGGCCGCCCGGTTCGCGGTGATCGCCGCCGACGTGTGGAAGACGACGCCGTTCATGGCGCTGCTGCTGCTGGCGGGCCTGCAGGTGATCCCGGCCGACGTGTACGAGGCGGCCCGGGTCGACGGCGCGACCGCCTGGCAGCGCTTCACCCAGATCACCTTGCCGCTGCTGCGCCCGGCCTTGCTCGTCGCGGTGCTGTTCCGCACCATGGACGCGCTGCGCATGTACGACCTGCCGGCGATCATGACGCTGAACAACCCGTCCACCCGGGTGTTGTCGATCCTGGTGGTCGACCAGGTCCGGCAGGGCCCCAACAGCGCGGCCGCGCTGTCGACGATCACCTTCCTGCTGATCTTCGCGGTGGCCTTCGTGCTGGTGAAGGTCTTGGGCGCCAACGCCGTCCGGACCCAAGAGGAACAGCGGGAGGCGGGGTGA
- a CDS encoding carbohydrate ABC transporter permease gives MTTTNPVNTRPPQSVPWTHRLKSVRLYAGVFIVLVWGLGPFYWMAVTAFRDPDYTFDSTPWPTHVTLENFRNAFDTSRGNNFGRALINSVVIGSITTVIALLIGVLAAYALARLTFRGKYLVSGLILSASMFPVVVLVTPLFQLFTNIGWIGEYQAMIIPNISFVLPMTVYILASFFTELPWELEEAARIDGATKMQAFRLVMLPLAAPAVFTTAILAFIAAVNEYLLARLLSSDKTEPVTVAVARFSGNNPLVEPYAAIMAAGTMVSIPLVLMVLLFQRRIISGLTAGGVKS, from the coding sequence ATGACTACGACGAATCCTGTGAATACTCGCCCGCCACAGTCGGTCCCGTGGACCCACCGCCTCAAGTCGGTGCGGCTGTACGCCGGTGTGTTCATCGTGCTGGTGTGGGGGCTCGGGCCGTTCTACTGGATGGCCGTGACCGCGTTCCGCGATCCGGACTACACCTTCGACAGCACCCCGTGGCCCACGCACGTCACGCTGGAGAACTTCCGCAACGCCTTCGACACCAGCCGCGGCAACAACTTCGGCCGGGCGTTGATCAACAGCGTGGTCATCGGCTCGATCACCACGGTGATCGCCCTGCTGATCGGCGTGCTGGCAGCGTACGCGCTGGCGCGGCTCACCTTCCGCGGCAAGTACCTGGTGTCGGGCCTGATCCTGAGCGCCTCGATGTTCCCGGTGGTGGTGCTGGTGACCCCGCTGTTCCAGCTGTTCACCAACATCGGCTGGATCGGCGAATACCAGGCGATGATCATCCCGAACATCTCCTTCGTGCTGCCGATGACGGTCTACATCCTGGCTTCCTTCTTCACCGAATTGCCATGGGAGCTCGAAGAAGCCGCGCGGATCGACGGCGCGACGAAGATGCAGGCCTTCCGCCTGGTGATGCTGCCGCTGGCCGCGCCCGCGGTGTTCACCACCGCGATCCTCGCGTTCATCGCGGCGGTCAACGAATACCTGCTGGCCCGGCTGCTCTCCTCGGACAAGACCGAGCCGGTGACCGTCGCGGTCGCCCGGTTCTCCGGTAACAACCCGCTGGTGGAGCCCTACGCGGCGATCATGGCGGCGGGCACGATGGTGTCCATTCCGCTGGTGCTGATGGTGCTGCTGTTCCAGCGCCGGATCATCTCCGGCCTCACCGCCGGCGGCGTCAAGAGCTAG
- a CDS encoding transglycosylase domain-containing protein, translated as MIVGSIRRRKSRRGTDSAPYSSIAGFNELTSPAARAKRRAHAAKDRPPTTPKPTPDPNRPPRTRAERFRRLVLALFIIFGVVPLLLSVLVYWSAEIPDPSSVQTNQIATILAADSSTVIAKVVPPNGNRTPIPLAEVPQSTRDAMLSAEDRNFYSNPGYSTSGFLRAARDNLLGRDDAGGGSTITQQYVKNAFLGSERTLTRKMRELIIAAKMARQWSKDDILAAYLNTIYYGRGSYGIAAATKAYFNKPVNQLTLAEGAVLAALVRTPSILDPETHLPDLTARWQYVLDGMVEMGVLAPGTRDATTFPAIIPLNEIPDENVARGPEGLIRAQVVRELRTAGISEHELNTGALQITTTIDAKAQQAVLGAVQDRLAGQPPELRAAVVSIDPRSGAVRAYFGGFDGIGYDFAQAPLQTGSAFKPFAAIAAQQQSVPLTRLLDSSPVTDRGTKITNVDGESCGKCTMAEALKRSLNTSFYRLTMSMFDGPKAIADAAHAAGIPEEIPGVAGKTLTEDGGRPLNGIVLGQYLVRPIDMASAYGTIGASGVYHQPYFVQRVVTGDGRVLLDRGAPEQQIGKQMPAGQQRIPKAIADKTTQAMTPIAAYSNGHALAGGRPSAAKTGTTQLGESADNKDAWMIGFTPALSTAVWIGTEQSQPIHTARGSDIYGSGLPADIWKQVMDNALDGTPVEQFPAVDGPGPAAPPNANKPSGGTYDILNPPSGAPREPVVIIPPAPQPPKEVEIFPGLSIPVPG; from the coding sequence ATGATCGTGGGCTCGATTCGCAGGCGGAAATCGCGGCGCGGCACTGATTCCGCGCCCTACTCCTCCATCGCGGGCTTCAACGAGCTGACCTCACCCGCCGCCCGCGCGAAGCGGCGCGCGCACGCGGCGAAGGACCGGCCACCGACCACGCCGAAACCCACCCCGGATCCGAATCGCCCACCACGCACCAGAGCGGAGCGGTTCCGCCGGCTCGTGCTCGCGCTGTTCATCATCTTCGGCGTGGTGCCGCTGCTGCTCTCGGTGCTCGTCTACTGGAGCGCCGAGATCCCGGATCCGAGTTCGGTGCAGACCAACCAGATCGCCACCATCCTGGCCGCCGACAGCAGCACGGTCATCGCCAAAGTCGTGCCGCCGAACGGTAATCGGACGCCGATCCCGCTGGCCGAGGTGCCGCAGTCGACCCGCGACGCGATGCTGTCCGCGGAGGACCGCAACTTCTACAGCAACCCCGGCTACTCGACCTCCGGCTTCCTGCGCGCCGCCCGGGACAACCTGCTCGGCCGCGACGACGCGGGCGGTGGCTCCACCATCACCCAGCAGTATGTGAAGAACGCCTTCCTCGGTTCCGAGCGCACGCTGACCAGGAAGATGCGCGAGCTGATCATCGCGGCGAAGATGGCGCGCCAGTGGAGCAAGGACGACATCCTCGCCGCCTACCTCAACACCATCTACTACGGGCGCGGCTCGTACGGGATCGCCGCCGCGACCAAGGCGTATTTCAACAAGCCGGTGAATCAGCTGACCCTGGCCGAGGGCGCGGTGCTCGCCGCACTCGTGCGCACCCCGTCCATCCTCGACCCGGAAACCCACCTGCCCGACCTGACGGCCCGCTGGCAGTACGTGCTCGACGGCATGGTCGAGATGGGCGTGCTCGCACCGGGCACCCGCGACGCGACGACGTTCCCGGCGATCATCCCGCTCAACGAGATTCCCGACGAGAACGTGGCCCGCGGGCCCGAGGGGCTGATCCGCGCCCAGGTGGTCCGGGAGCTGCGCACCGCCGGGATCAGCGAACACGAACTGAACACCGGGGCTTTGCAGATCACCACGACGATCGACGCCAAGGCGCAGCAGGCGGTGCTCGGCGCGGTACAGGATCGGCTGGCCGGGCAGCCGCCGGAACTGCGCGCGGCGGTGGTGTCGATCGATCCGCGGTCCGGCGCGGTGCGCGCCTACTTCGGCGGATTCGACGGCATCGGCTACGACTTCGCCCAGGCGCCGTTACAGACAGGGTCGGCGTTCAAACCGTTCGCGGCGATCGCCGCGCAGCAGCAGAGCGTCCCGCTGACCCGATTGCTGGACAGTTCCCCGGTCACCGACCGCGGCACGAAGATCACCAACGTGGACGGCGAGTCGTGCGGCAAATGCACCATGGCCGAGGCGCTCAAACGGTCACTGAACACCAGCTTCTACCGGCTCACCATGTCGATGTTCGACGGCCCGAAGGCGATCGCCGACGCGGCGCACGCGGCCGGCATCCCGGAGGAGATCCCCGGGGTCGCCGGAAAGACGCTCACCGAGGACGGCGGCCGGCCGTTGAACGGAATCGTGTTGGGGCAGTATCTCGTTCGTCCCATCGATATGGCCTCGGCCTATGGCACCATCGGTGCGTCCGGTGTTTATCACCAGCCGTACTTCGTGCAGCGGGTGGTCACCGGTGACGGACGGGTGCTGCTGGACCGCGGCGCTCCGGAACAGCAGATCGGCAAACAGATGCCCGCAGGGCAACAGCGCATACCGAAGGCGATCGCCGACAAGACCACGCAGGCGATGACACCGATCGCCGCGTACTCCAACGGCCACGCCCTCGCCGGGGGCCGGCCATCCGCGGCCAAGACCGGCACCACCCAGCTCGGCGAGTCCGCGGACAACAAGGACGCGTGGATGATCGGGTTCACCCCGGCGCTGTCCACGGCCGTCTGGATCGGGACCGAGCAGTCCCAGCCCATCCACACCGCCCGCGGGTCGGACATCTACGGCTCCGGCCTGCCCGCAGACATCTGGAAGCAGGTGATGGACAACGCGCTCGACGGCACGCCGGTCGAGCAGTTCCCCGCCGTGGACGGGCCCGGCCCGGCCGCGCCACCCAACGCGAACAAGCCCTCCGGCGGCACCTACGACATCCTGAACCCGCCGTCGGGTGCCCCGCGTGAGCCGGTCGTCATCATCCCGCCCGCCCCGCAGCCGCCCAAGGAAGTGGAGATCTTCCCCGGGCTGAGCATTCCGGTCCCGGGATAG
- a CDS encoding GyrI-like domain-containing protein, giving the protein MDFNVVDQPETLVAGTVLRSPALAVEGPRRAKVEEAWKRNLARRLPGPPTTAYVDHAPEINSYLTHIVGYRCRSLDDLLPGDVLARVPAGRFARFIASGDNLGDTIVYIWRSVWDAEAAGRFVRSYTGDWEHYPDARTVEVFVALADDQVDG; this is encoded by the coding sequence GTGGATTTCAATGTCGTTGACCAACCCGAGACGCTGGTGGCGGGCACGGTACTGCGCAGCCCGGCGCTCGCGGTCGAGGGGCCGCGCCGCGCGAAAGTCGAAGAGGCGTGGAAGCGCAATCTGGCGCGCCGGCTGCCCGGACCGCCGACGACCGCGTACGTCGACCACGCGCCGGAGATCAATTCGTATCTGACCCACATCGTGGGTTATCGCTGCCGCAGCCTCGACGACTTATTGCCCGGCGACGTACTGGCGCGGGTGCCCGCGGGACGGTTCGCGCGGTTCATCGCCAGCGGTGACAACCTCGGCGACACCATCGTCTACATCTGGCGCTCGGTGTGGGACGCCGAGGCCGCGGGCCGTTTCGTGCGGTCCTATACCGGCGACTGGGAGCATTATCCCGACGCGCGCACGGTCGAAGTGTTCGTAGCGCTGGCAGACGATCAGGTCGACGGGTAG
- a CDS encoding GyrI-like domain-containing protein, translated as MDFEIVTLDESLVAGLTVPLAGREVTARDLDLVNFTWDRYLAREKNVPRVAAYIGQNDHAVAVLGYEITGMAEMDAGDVLTRVPQGRYAKFVVSDKPYDLLRTAWAQVRKAESAGTITRSHTAELERYTGPTSVEVYVSLD; from the coding sequence GTGGACTTCGAGATTGTCACGTTGGACGAGAGCCTGGTCGCCGGATTGACGGTCCCGCTGGCCGGGCGTGAGGTGACCGCCCGCGACCTCGACCTGGTGAACTTCACCTGGGACCGCTACCTCGCGCGGGAGAAGAACGTACCGCGGGTGGCCGCCTACATCGGCCAGAACGATCATGCGGTCGCGGTGCTCGGTTACGAGATCACCGGCATGGCCGAAATGGACGCAGGCGACGTGCTCACCCGCGTCCCGCAGGGCCGCTACGCCAAGTTCGTCGTCTCCGACAAGCCCTACGACCTGCTCCGCACCGCCTGGGCCCAGGTCCGCAAGGCCGAAAGCGCCGGCACCATCACCCGCTCCCACACCGCCGAGCTCGAGCGCTACACCGGCCCGACCTCCGTAGAGGTCTACGTTTCCCTCGACTGA
- a CDS encoding inositol-3-phosphate synthase, whose product MSEAQKADNATEVRVAIVGVGNCASSLVQGVQYYKDADETATVPGLMHVKFGKYHVRDVKFVAAFDVDAKKVGFDLAEAIFASENNTIKISDVPPSDVVVQRGPTLDGIGKYYAQTIELSEAEPVDVVKVLKDNKVDVLVSYLPVGSEEADKFYAQCAIDADVAFVNALPVFIASDPEWAEKFTKAGVPIVGDDIKSQVGATITHRVMAKLFEDRGVQLDRTMQLNVGGNMDFKNMLERERLESKKISKTQAVTSNLKKELGANDVHIGPSDHVGWLDDRKWAYVRLEGRAFGDVPLNLEYKLEVWDSPNSAGIIIDAVRAAKIAKDRGIGGPVIPASAYLMKSPPKQLADDIARAQLEAFIIEG is encoded by the coding sequence ATGAGTGAAGCACAGAAGGCTGACAACGCCACCGAAGTTCGCGTCGCCATCGTGGGTGTGGGCAACTGCGCCTCCTCGCTGGTCCAGGGTGTGCAGTACTACAAGGACGCGGACGAGACCGCGACCGTGCCCGGCCTCATGCACGTCAAGTTCGGCAAGTACCACGTCCGCGACGTGAAGTTCGTCGCCGCGTTCGACGTGGACGCCAAGAAGGTCGGCTTCGACCTCGCCGAGGCGATCTTCGCCAGCGAGAACAACACGATCAAGATCTCCGATGTGCCGCCGAGCGACGTGGTGGTGCAGCGGGGTCCGACCCTGGACGGCATCGGCAAGTACTACGCCCAGACCATCGAGCTGTCCGAAGCCGAGCCGGTCGACGTGGTCAAGGTGCTGAAGGACAACAAGGTCGACGTTCTGGTGTCGTACCTGCCGGTCGGCTCGGAAGAGGCCGACAAGTTCTACGCGCAGTGCGCCATCGACGCCGACGTCGCGTTCGTCAACGCGCTGCCGGTGTTCATCGCCTCCGACCCGGAGTGGGCCGAGAAGTTCACCAAGGCGGGCGTGCCCATCGTCGGCGACGACATCAAGAGCCAGGTCGGCGCGACCATCACGCACCGCGTCATGGCCAAGCTGTTCGAGGATCGCGGTGTGCAGCTCGACCGCACCATGCAGCTGAACGTCGGCGGCAACATGGACTTCAAGAACATGCTCGAGCGCGAGCGCCTGGAGTCCAAGAAGATCTCCAAGACCCAGGCCGTCACCAGCAACCTGAAGAAGGAGCTCGGCGCCAACGACGTGCACATCGGCCCGTCCGATCACGTCGGCTGGCTCGACGACCGCAAGTGGGCCTACGTCCGGCTCGAGGGTCGCGCCTTCGGCGACGTGCCGTTGAACCTGGAGTACAAGCTCGAGGTGTGGGATTCGCCGAACTCGGCGGGCATCATCATCGACGCGGTGCGTGCCGCGAAGATCGCCAAGGACCGCGGCATCGGCGGCCCCGTCATCCCGGCCTCGGCCTACCTGATGAAGTCCCCGCCGAAGCAGCTGGCCGACGACATCGCCCGCGCCCAACTGGAAGCCTTCATCATCGAGGGCTGA
- a CDS encoding PadR family transcriptional regulator has protein sequence MLELAILGLLLESPMHGYELRKRLTGLLGAFRAFSYGSLYPTLRRMQSDGLIAEEIPAGVVARRARRVYQLTPAGRERFSELLADTGPQNYTDDGFGVHLAFFSRTPAEARMRILEGRRRQVEERREGLREAIKRASGSLDRYTRQLHQLGLESSEREVRWLNELIAAEQSTKAAPQKEGNIGHE, from the coding sequence GTGCTCGAGCTGGCAATCCTCGGGCTGCTCCTCGAATCGCCCATGCACGGCTACGAGCTGCGCAAGCGGCTGACCGGCCTGCTCGGCGCGTTTCGTGCCTTCTCCTACGGGTCGCTCTACCCCACGCTGCGCCGCATGCAGTCCGACGGGTTGATCGCGGAGGAGATCCCGGCGGGCGTGGTCGCGCGCCGTGCGCGCCGGGTCTACCAACTGACGCCTGCGGGCCGGGAGCGGTTCAGCGAACTGCTGGCCGACACCGGACCGCAGAACTACACAGACGACGGCTTCGGCGTGCACCTCGCCTTCTTCAGCCGCACCCCCGCGGAAGCGCGGATGCGGATTCTGGAGGGCAGGCGGCGCCAGGTCGAAGAGCGCCGAGAAGGGCTGCGGGAGGCGATCAAGCGGGCCAGCGGGTCGCTCGATCGCTACACCAGGCAACTCCATCAGCTCGGACTCGAATCAAGCGAGCGCGAAGTGCGCTGGCTCAACGAGTTGATTGCGGCGGAGCAATCGACGAAGGCGGCACCACAGAAAGAGGGAAATATCGGCCATGAGTGA
- a CDS encoding DUF5318 domain-containing protein: MRIQRQVVDYALRRRSLLADVYAGRVDVAEVCDANPYLLRAAKFHGRGSEVTCPICRKEQLTLVSWVYGDGLGPMAGSARTPEELARLDETREEFSVHVVEVCRSCSWNHLVQSYVLGTAPAPTRRRTGTRANRRTAAE; the protein is encoded by the coding sequence GTGCGAATCCAGCGGCAAGTGGTCGACTACGCCCTCCGGCGGCGATCTCTGCTGGCCGACGTGTATGCGGGCCGTGTCGATGTCGCCGAGGTATGTGATGCGAATCCCTATCTCCTGCGTGCGGCGAAGTTCCATGGTCGGGGGAGCGAGGTCACATGCCCGATCTGCCGGAAAGAACAGCTCACGCTTGTATCTTGGGTCTACGGCGATGGTCTGGGACCGATGGCGGGTTCGGCTCGCACCCCGGAGGAGCTGGCGCGTCTCGATGAGACTCGCGAAGAGTTCTCGGTCCATGTCGTCGAGGTGTGCCGGTCCTGCAGCTGGAATCATCTGGTGCAGTCCTATGTGCTCGGTACCGCGCCGGCGCCCACCCGCCGCCGCACCGGAACCCGAGCCAACCGGCGCACCGCAGCCGAATGA